One Microplitis demolitor isolate Queensland-Clemson2020A chromosome 2, iyMicDemo2.1a, whole genome shotgun sequence DNA segment encodes these proteins:
- the LOC128669065 gene encoding uncharacterized protein LOC128669065, with protein sequence MAEEQIKALRIKRGATKRALTAYENFLNHFNPEEDFPALEKRYKEIEKTRESFVSYQDDLELLEAESDELHAHRTEFEDRYFKAHSTATKLLSKTINTRPQSPASAALNNELPRDTVVPQDVALVSTQSDNNNQVLELPEVITVNDLQTTVATSQTNHSNAAPQNFIDANKQSLPDITLPTFDGSFDSWLGFHDLFSSLIHEDTSISAIRKLFYLKGCLTGEAANVIASIESSSQNYEVAWNLLKERYDDRKVIREGYIQALFDTPSISKEFSTRSFVDHVLKNLRALKTLGEPIESWNAIIVVMLRNKLYNKLKERWEDHSSSIPNPTIDQMITFLTKRAHVESLRSQAFAKQSSSKSKTSGPPRQAFATSVFQARCVHCSSDDHYINNCSKFLELRPFSRYELAKRNGWCTNCLRKSHHSRQCISKSKCRTCDSRHNTLLHFDRSQNSSVEQDPPPSSSRSSAKIQSMHALVSSEALLATALVDIVNAQGVSRPCRVFLDAGSQAHFITEATARFLKLDRTSVNIAVNGVDDLCTNITHSARATIQSRFSKFSKNVEFLIIPQISRAMPSMAIDLAHLKIPKNIVLADPEFFKPSAVDALIGVDLFYKLLSIGQISLKNQPDAVLQKTELGWIVAGRLNNSFKKPNISCHLAMSQQIPDFELTRFWEIEELSNPKDLSPEERLCEEHYLSHTTRDSSGRYVVRLPFNSNQSKLRDPYTSASRRFHSLEKRLIRDKTMSPDYIAFLDEYIDLNHMSIADSACDSAQGFYLPHHAVIKQDSITTKTRVVFDGSAKTSSGISLNDTLMVGPKLQDDLFIILTRYRSYTFVLTADIEKMYRQVLVHPEDRKYQKILFRSDPSEPIKTYTLNTVTYGTACASHLATRSLHQLADDESESHPRASVILIRDFYVDDLLTGADTHHEAEIIRYELNSIMKKGGLNLRKWASNDPTLTLNCDAHPSITNMSLNPDTTIKTLGTHWNSKEDAIFYSVSKIKATAVTKRSILSEIAQLFDPLGLLGPVILHAKIILQSLWKAGVNWDESVPNEIHTAWHLIENNFP encoded by the coding sequence aTGGCTGAAGAGCAAATTAAAGCACTTCGAATCAAACGCGGTGCAACTAAACGTGCTCTAACAGcatacgaaaattttcttaatcatTTTAATCCAGAGGAAGACTTTCCTGCTCTAGAAAAAAGGTATAAAGAAATAGAAAAGACTCGTGAATCCTTTGTATCGTATCAAGACGATTTAGAATTATTAGAGGCAGAGTCAGATGAGTTACATGCTCACAGAACTGAATTCGAGGACCGTTACTTCAAGGCACACAGCACTGCCACTAAACTTTTGTCCAAAACAATAAATACTCGACCTCAATCGCCAGCTTCTGCTGCATTAAATAACGAACTTCCTCGTGATACAGTAGTACCACAAGATGTAGCATTAGTTTCAACTCAGTCGGATAACAATAATCAGGTGCTGGAATTACCAGAGGTAATTACAGTCAATGATCTGCAAACTACGGTCGCGACCTCCCAGACTAATCATTCAAATGCTGCACCTCAGAATTTCATTGATGCAAATAAACAGTCGCTGCCTGACATCACTTTGCCAACGTTTGACGGCTCTTTCGATTCGTGGCTGGGTTTTCATGATCTGTTTAGCTCGTTAATACACGAAGATACTTCTATATCAGCTATTCGGAAGCTATTTTATTTGAAGGGCTGTCTTACGGGAGAAGCAGCCAATGTAATTGCGTCTATCGAATCGTCTTCTCAGAATTATGAAGTAGCTTGGAATTTGCTCAAAGAACGATATGATGATAGAAAAGTTATTCGGGAAGGTTATATCCAAGCTCTGTTTGACACGCCTTCAATATCTAAAGAATTCTCCACGCGATCATTTGTGGATCATGTTCTCAAAAATTTACGTGCTCTTAAAACGTTAGGAGAGCCCATTGAATCATGGAACGCGATAATAGTTGTCATGCTCcgaaataaattgtataataaGCTCAAAGAACGATGGGAAGATCACTCCAGTAGTATTCCCAATCCCACTATCGATCAAATGATAACATTTCTCACAAAGCGAGCTCACGTCGAGAGCCTGCGCTCGCAAGCATTCGCTAAACAGTCAAGCTCCAAATCCAAGACCTCTGGGCCACCGAGGCAAGCTTTTGCCACCTCAGTCTTTCAAGCCCGATGTGTCCATTGTTCTAGTGATGATCActatattaacaattgtaGTAAATTTCTCGAGTTAAGGCCCTTTTCTCGATATGAATTAGCAAAGAGAAATGGGTGGTGCACTAATTGCTTGCGTAAATCGCATCATTCTCGCCAGTGCATCTCGAAAAGTAAATGCCGCACGTGTGACAGTCGGCACAACACACTCCTGCATTTCGATAGGTCACAGAACTCATCTGTGGAACAGGATCCGCCACCTTCATCTTCAAGGTCTAGCGCTAAGATCCAAAGTATGCATGCTCTCGTTTCTTCAGAGGCATTATTGGCCACGGCATTGGTCGACATAGTAAATGCTCAAGGGGTATCTAGGCCGTGTCGTGTTTTCTTGGACGCAGGCTCTCAAGCCCATTTTATAACCGAAGCAACCGctcgttttttaaaactggATCGAACGTCAGTTAACATTGCCGTCAACGGCGTTGACGATCTGTGCACCAACATAACGCATTCCGCTCGGGCAACAATTCAGTCTCGGTTTagcaaattttcgaaaaatgtggagtttttaataataccaCAGATTAGTAGAGCAATGCCTTCCATGGCAATTGATTTGGCCCATCTGAAGATACCCAAGAACATTGTCTTGGCAGACCCAGAATTCTTCAAGCCATCCGCAGTAGATGCTCTCATAGGTGTTGATTTATTCTATAAACTTTTAAGCATAGGCCAAATTTCTCTAAAAAACCAGCCTGATGCAGTGTTACAGAAGACTGAGCTCGGTTGGATAGTTGCAGGCAGACTAAACAACtcttttaaaaaaccaaatataTCTTGTCATCTCGCAATGAGTCAGCAAATCCCTGACTTTGAACTCACTCGGTTTTGGGAAATAGAGGAATTATCCAATCCTAAAGATTTGTCCCCTGAAGAAAGGCTGTGTGAGGAGCATTATCTATCTCACACTACAAGGGACTCATCTGGTCGATATGTAGTTCGATTGCCTTTTAATAGCAATCAATCAAAGCTGAGGGACCCTTACACCTCAGCTTCTCGCCGTTTCCACTCACTGGAGAAACGGCTCATTCGAGACAAAACAATGTCCCCTGATTATATTGCATTTCTGGATGAATACATCGATTTAAATCATATGTCTATCGCAGATAGCGCATGCGATTCAGCACAGGGATTCTACCTTCCGCATCATGCTGTCATAAAGCAAGATAGCATTACCACGAAAACTCGAGTAGTTTTTGACGGGTCCGCCAAAACCTCAAGCGGGATTTCCTTGAACGATACCTTGATGGTGGGTCCAAAACTTCAAGATGACTTATTCATTATTCTTACTCGCTATCGCTCATATACTTTCGTCCTCACGGCCGATATCGAAAAAATGTATCGTCAGGTTTTAGTGCATCCAGAGGACAGAAAGTAccagaaaatattatttcgaaGCGATCCTTCTGAACCCATAAAAACGTACACACTCAACACCGTCACATACGGTACTGCATGTGCCTCTCACTTAGCGACTCGATCATTGCATCAGCTCGCCGATGATGAGAGTGAATCCCATCCTCGCGCCTCTGTTATACTTATAAGAGATTTTTATGTCGACGATCTGCTTACTGGTGCAGATACGCATCATGAGGCTGAAATTATTCGCTACGAACTAAACAGTATAATGAAAAAGGGTGGCCTCAACTTGAGGAAATGGGCTTCTAATGACCCAACTCTTACCCTTAATTGTGATGCTCATCCTAGCATCACCAACATGTCGCTTAATCCAGATACTACAATCAAAACATTGGGCACTCATTGGAACTCTAAAGAAGATGCTATATTTTACAGTGTAAGTAAGATCAAGGCTACAGCAGTCACTAAGCGCAGCATTCTCTCTGAAATAGCGCAATTATTTGATCCTCTTGGTCTATTAGGTCCGGTTATCTTGCACGCAAAAATAATACTGCAATCATTGTGGAAGGCCGGCGTCAACTGGGACGAATCCGTTCCCAATGAAATTCATACTGCTTGGCATCTTATCGAGAACAACTTCCCCTAA
- the LOC103568754 gene encoding TBC1 domain family member 31 — MPVKGDKLIKVGKDLFKLEVNNPNKKCSSRVNILKFCFDESEDRAVAIDSIGNFYLLSLINNHWIVKKLSNVGQSSFVAFNPIEKSEVIIGLVSADLKVIILDKIFNKSESIADFYLLKGHKLPATLITFYKNNFFSVSRSEGIIWDLKSFTKLHQLRLEYGEGGIKKGLLSSTGLVSVIYENDTLQIWPFENFGVDKKILLSDYGLKNVKDIIFTENSRAAIICGGRNKIIILNTKTWSVIKSFEFSEHSSWIKKIEIVPLPLDAGSNKIIIILFDDGKFKFFDIHAKSFIENTDYVDQGVRKITVSPHGQWVGFIKFDGSLMISCFDQLMKVTAEVTKIKSEAGKKKVKPRSIDKNLKCIEKNIQDNLRLDRLLPILKEYGEYPDCYRSIIWRSLMNLPSNKKAFTGLINKVPGDLIVRLLDDHKLADTTKSSVLALTFSKLVKFCPMLAESSFIPEFIFPFIMVFKKDHLLAYEATLTIILNYCQKWFEYHPFPPLNILGIIENILAEVDPVLIKYYYEKNITSTVYAWPLLKTAMSEVLTESEWLILWDHLLSYRKPTLLLMCVAAYNICSKRVILLINDRENIEEFYRQPGQVPVKDIIKTALRLDRDVSERNHPKQYLKETFCALPPDGPYPLFLFEEYPKFIIENKEKMTELINLREEEITLRKKRQEVLENIEKKRLEDEKDNFIKEVQNQRLRELQRCYNEQLRVSEASVASERQKLYRQLPLSESINLTEINSASDEFNSRSRVNSYNKLRNDVEALEEEVGEFLKTIKCKR, encoded by the exons atgccaGTAAAAGGTGACAAGTTAATAAAAGTAGGAAaagatttattcaaattagaAGTTAATAACCCAAACAAAAAATGCAGTTCACGagtaaacattttaaaattttgttttgacgAATCTGAAGACCGCGCAGTAGCCATTGATTCTatcggtaatttttatttactttcattaataaataatcactggattgttaaaaaattaagtaacgTCGGGCAGtcaagtttcgttgccttcAATCCAATTGAAAAATCCGAGGTTATTATCGGGTTAGTGTCAGCAgatttaaaagttatcataTTAGACAAAATATTCAACAAATCAGAATCAATTGccgacttttatttactaaaaggTCATAAATTACCTGCTacattaataactttttataaaaacaattttttttccgtatcaAGAAGCGAGGGAATAATCTGGGATTTGAAATCTTTTACGAAACTTCATCAGTTGCGATTAGAATATGGCGAAGGCGGGATAAAAAAAGGTTTATTGTCATCCACTGGTTTAGTTTcagtaatttatgaaaatgatACCTTGCAAATTTGGCCGTTTGAAAACTTCGgtgtcgataaaaaaattttactatcggACTAcggtttaaaaaatgtaaaagacattatttttactgagAACTCACGAGCGGCAATTATTTGTGGCGggagaaacaaaataattattttaaatacaaagaCTTGGTCtgttattaaaagttttgaattttctgaGCATTCAAgttggattaaaaaaatagaaatcgtGCCGCTGCCGCTTGACGCCGGgtcgaataaaataataatcattttattcgacgatggaaaatttaaattttttgacattcatgcaaaatcatttattgaaaatactgACTATGTAGATCAGGGCGTACGCAAAATAACGGTATCACCCCACGGTCAGTGGGTcggatttataaaattcgatGGGTCGTTGATGATAAGCTGCTTTGATCAACTGATGAAAGTAACAGCAGAggttactaaaataaaatccgaagcaggaaagaaaaaagtaaaacctCGGAGTAttgataagaatttaaaatgcattgaaaaaaatatacaagacAATTTGAGACTCGATAGACTTTTGCCGATTTTGAAAGAATATGGAGAGTATCCAGACTGTTATCGCAGTATCATATGGCGTAGTTTAATGAATTTGCCGAGTAACAAAAAAGCATTTACgggattaattaataaagtaccTGGGGATCTAATAGTTAGACTATTAGATGATCATAAATTAGCTGATACTACAAAGTCGTCTGTGCTCGCATTGACTTTTAGTAAACTGGTTAAATTTTGTCCGATGTTAGCAGAGTCGTCATTTATTCCGGAAtttatatttccttttattatGGTCTTTAAAAAAGATCATCTGCTTGCGTACGAAGCAACGCTGACgataatattgaattattgtCAGAAATGGTTTGAATATCATCCGTTCCCGCCGCTGAATATTCTTGGtatcattgaaaatattttggctGAAGTCGATCCtgtgttaattaaatactattatgaaaaaaatatcacgtCGACTGTTTATGCTTGGCCACTTCTCAAGACGGCTATGAGCGAAGTTTTAACGGAGAGTGAATGGCTGATACTTTGGGATCATTTGCTGTCGTATAGAAAGCCAACGTTATTGTTGATGTGTGTTGCTGCTTATAATATTTGTTCTAAgcgtgttattttattaattaatgatagaGAGAATATTGAAGAATTTTATCGACAGCCGGGACAAGTTCCGGTCAAAGATATTATCAAAACAGCTTTGAGGCTTGATCGTGATGTTTCAGAAAGAAATCATCCAAAGCAATATCTCAa agaaacATTCTGTGCATTACCACCAGATGGACCAtatccattatttttattcgaagaatatcctaaatttattattgaaaataaagaaaaaatgactGAGTTGATTAATTTAAGAGAAGAAGAAATAACTTTACGTAAAAAACGACAAGAAGTGTTGGagaatattgagaaaaaaagattAGAAGATGAAAAGGACAATTTTATCAAAGAAGTTCAAAACCAGAGACTTCGag aaTTACAACGATGTTATAATGAGCAGCTTCGAGTATCTGAAGCCTCAGTTGCTAGTGAACGTCAAAAACTCTATCGACAATTGCCACTGAGCGAAAGTATAAATCTCACAGAAATTAATTCTGCGAGTGATGAATTTAATTCACGATCAAGAGTTAACTCTTACAATAAACTACGAAATGATGTGGAGGCACTTGAAGAAGAAgttggagaatttttaaaaactattaagtGTAAAAGATAG
- the LOC128669064 gene encoding uncharacterized protein LOC128669064: MVQSSAFSKEINHLNNGSPIPDNSRLIPLNPFLDSTGIIRVGGRLAHSDLPEGQRHPILLPSNHHITQIIIRAEHVKLLHAGTQTTLYSVRQTYWPLDGRNITRKIIHQCITCFRVKPRVADHPMGELPSYRVSIARPFLRVGVDYCGPLYIKGKRHRNRQRVKVYVVVFVCMVTKAVHLEIASDLTSETFIAARKRLFSRRGKSTDIFSDNATNFVGANRELEEVYNLLQSTEHKNSIKKYAEKEKIKWHFIPPRAPHFGELWEAAVKSFKHHLVRTVGDTLLTYDQLETCMVEIEAILNSRPISPMSSDPNDPLSLTPGHFLIGGPLTSFPEEDWTDTNSNRLSAWQHAQQIKQHFWQRWYKEYLHQLINRSGKTKEHNNLQLGTLVLIAEDNLPPLQWLIGRISAIHPGGMA, encoded by the coding sequence aTGGTTCAATCATCAGCcttttcaaaagaaattaatcACTTGAACAATGGGAGTCCTATTCCAGACAACAGTCGTTTGATACCCCTAAATCCTTTCCTTGATTCTACGGGGATTATTCGAGTCGGTGGCCGACTTGCTCACTCGGACTTACCGGAGGGACAACGTCATCCTATATTACTACCCTCAAATCATCACATCACGCAAATTATTATAAGAGCCGAGCATGTAAAGTTACTCCATGCCGGCACTCAAACGACGCTATACTCCGTTCGACAAACGTATTGGCCGTTAGACGGTCGCAATATCACGCGAAAAATTATACATCAGTGTATAACTTGCTTTCGAGTCAAACCTCGCGTGGCTGATCACCCGATGGGCGAATTGCCCTCATATCGCGTATCTATAGCGCGCCCTTTTCTTCGCGTAGGCGTCGATTATTGCGGACCATTATACATTAAAGGAAAACGTCATCGCAATCGGCAAAGGGTAAAAGTTTACGTGGTGGTCTTCGTCTGTATGGTCACAAAGGCGGTGCATCTTGAAATCGCGAGCGATCTCACAAGTGAGACCTTTATCGCGGCTCGAAAGCGCCTTTTTTCTCGACGTGGAAAGTCTACCGACATTTTCTCGGATAACGCTACTAACTTTGTAGGTGCCAATCGTGAGCTAGAGGAAGTTTATAATCTCTTGCAATCCACGGAACATAAGAACTCTATAAAGAAATATGctgaaaaggaaaaaataaagtggCATTTTATTCCTCCCAGAGCCCCGCATTTTGGAGAACTTTGGGAGGCTGCCGTCAAATCCTTTAAACACCATTTAGTACGCACCGTGGGTGATACATTGCTCACATATGATCAACTTGAAACATGTATGGTAGAAATCGaggcaattttaaattctcgCCCTATATCTCCCATGTCCTCGGATCCCAACGATCCTCTGTCCTTAACTCCCGGTCATTTTCTTATCGGTGGTCCTCTGACGAGCTTCCCAGAAGAAGATTGGACTGACACCAATTCAAATCGATTGTCCGCATGGCAACATGCGCAGCAGATCAAGCAGCACTTCTGGCAACGGTGGTATAAGGAATACCTCCATCAACTTATTAATCGTTCAGGAAAAACAAAGGAGCACAATAATCTTCAGCTCGGCACTCTAGTGCTGATTGCCGAAGACAATCTACCTCCTCTTCAGTGGCTCATCGGACGTATTAGCGCAATTCATCCAGGAGGGATGGCATAG